A genomic window from Winogradskyella sp. J14-2 includes:
- a CDS encoding POTRA domain-containing protein, translating to MKLRLVYYVLAMTFAQVSFSQNTITEIDIEGNKRTTESFLKRLAYVKVGSNLDSTDIVSDVRRFRLLPSVASASFTTEKLANNTYKLTYKVVENFAIIPGLNVSQDVNEDLAYRLSLFDFNLFGQNQIVGGFYSRNVFDSYGVFWEAPNLFTRKWGIGLNYQNNVLQQPIFFEDERDVNYKFNARAFEFRVFYEHNFNNRFELGFNIANEDYDYLDGNLPSDIPEHLSLNRFSIIGEYEYNDITNEYQYVEGFRSVFTFNLTALAEGNTELLKNFFIGRNDFEYFKRIGAKGNWANRLRLGYATNDTTPFAPFALDNQLNLRGVGNVVDRGTASVVLNTEYRYTIYEKDWFAMQTNAFIDAGTWQDPGGELEDLVKGNNASLFTGLGLRFIHKRIFNAVFRIDYGISLGDKANNGVVFGIGQYF from the coding sequence ATGAAACTTAGATTAGTATATTATGTCTTGGCCATGACTTTTGCCCAAGTTAGTTTTTCTCAAAATACAATTACAGAGATCGATATAGAAGGTAATAAAAGAACCACCGAAAGTTTTTTGAAACGCTTGGCCTATGTAAAAGTTGGAAGTAATCTAGATTCCACAGACATAGTATCAGATGTAAGACGATTTAGACTCTTGCCTTCTGTTGCCAGTGCGTCGTTTACCACTGAAAAATTAGCCAATAATACTTATAAGCTCACGTATAAGGTGGTAGAGAATTTTGCAATAATTCCAGGTCTCAATGTTTCTCAAGATGTCAATGAAGATCTGGCATACAGACTATCACTATTCGATTTTAATTTGTTTGGACAAAATCAAATTGTTGGTGGTTTTTATAGTAGAAATGTATTTGATTCTTATGGTGTGTTTTGGGAGGCACCTAACCTTTTTACCAGAAAATGGGGAATAGGGCTCAACTACCAGAATAATGTTTTACAACAACCTATATTTTTTGAAGACGAACGCGATGTCAATTACAAGTTCAATGCGAGAGCTTTTGAGTTTAGGGTCTTTTATGAGCACAATTTTAACAATCGTTTTGAGCTTGGTTTTAATATTGCGAATGAAGACTATGATTATCTAGACGGTAACTTGCCTTCTGATATACCAGAACATCTTAGTCTAAATCGTTTTTCAATTATTGGTGAATATGAATACAATGACATAACAAACGAGTATCAGTATGTTGAAGGTTTTAGAAGTGTATTCACATTTAATTTAACAGCTTTAGCAGAAGGGAATACAGAGTTGCTCAAAAACTTTTTTATAGGCAGAAACGATTTCGAATATTTTAAGCGAATAGGAGCCAAAGGTAATTGGGCAAACCGTCTTAGATTGGGTTATGCTACTAATGACACTACACCTTTTGCACCATTTGCATTAGATAATCAGCTTAACTTACGTGGTGTAGGAAATGTTGTAGATAGAGGCACCGCTTCTGTTGTATTGAATACCGAATATAGATATACGATTTACGAAAAAGACTGGTTTGCCATGCAAACCAACGCATTTATTGATGCTGGTACTTGGCAAGATCCTGGTGGTGAATTAGAGGATTTAGTAAAGGGTAATAACGCGAGTCTGTTCACAGGTTTAGGCTTAAGATTTATACACAAAAGAATTTTTAATGCTGTGTTTAGGATAGATTATGGTATAAGCCTTGGTGATAAAGCTAACAACGGTGTAGTTTTTGGAATTGGGCAGTATTTTTAA
- a CDS encoding toxin-antitoxin system YwqK family antitoxin, whose protein sequence is MKAIYVIAFFLFLSHAEAQKEYVRNYDIEGNLISEGWEKNTKKTDFWTFYYPNGAIAKKGHYFKGKKTGYWYFYTENNILYKEGSYVNNEANNWWIFYQHNKTVKIQFKDGLKNGYALFYNNGKLKKAERYDDDKKTGEWTSYFKFRRDNRHLEL, encoded by the coding sequence ATGAAGGCTATTTACGTCATCGCATTTTTTCTATTCCTATCGCATGCAGAAGCTCAAAAAGAATATGTACGCAATTATGATATTGAAGGAAATTTAATTTCGGAAGGTTGGGAAAAAAACACAAAAAAGACCGATTTTTGGACTTTTTATTATCCCAATGGCGCAATAGCAAAAAAAGGGCATTATTTTAAAGGAAAGAAAACTGGGTATTGGTATTTTTACACCGAAAATAATATTTTATATAAGGAAGGAAGCTACGTTAATAACGAAGCTAATAATTGGTGGATTTTTTACCAGCACAATAAAACTGTAAAAATTCAATTTAAGGATGGTCTAAAAAACGGATATGCTTTGTTTTATAACAATGGAAAGCTAAAAAAAGCAGAACGTTATGATGACGATAAAAAAACTGGCGAATGGACTTCTTATTTTAAATTTAGGAGAGACAATAGACATTTAGAACTTTAG
- a CDS encoding TIGR04283 family arsenosugar biosynthesis glycosyltransferase — MISIIIPVLNEAENIGKLLLYLRENSDSENISDIIVVDGGSSDGTKDIVSQFISSRDYQDSEKSLELTNQITVKLLSSPKGRAKQMNFGAKYAKSEILYFLHADSFPPKHFDRYIINEVRKGNEAGCFRMQFESNHWWLRLASWLTQFSWRACRGGDQSQFITKSLFDEIGGYNENYIIYEDNILINELYKRKQFVVINKTLRTSARLYKEVGIWKLQYHFWTIYVKRWFGASPEEMLAYYKKNIV, encoded by the coding sequence ATGATTAGCATAATAATACCTGTACTTAACGAAGCCGAAAACATCGGTAAGTTATTGCTGTATCTTAGGGAAAATTCCGATTCTGAGAACATCTCAGATATCATAGTTGTAGATGGTGGCAGTAGTGATGGTACCAAAGATATTGTATCGCAATTTATCTCTTCTAGAGATTATCAAGATTCTGAAAAAAGTTTAGAATTGACAAATCAAATAACTGTTAAGCTACTCAGTTCGCCAAAAGGCAGAGCCAAGCAAATGAACTTTGGCGCCAAATATGCTAAAAGTGAAATTTTATATTTTCTGCATGCTGATTCGTTTCCACCCAAACATTTTGACCGATACATTATCAACGAAGTAAGAAAGGGAAACGAGGCAGGCTGTTTTAGGATGCAATTTGAAAGTAACCATTGGTGGCTTAGATTAGCAAGTTGGCTAACGCAATTTTCTTGGCGTGCTTGTAGAGGCGGAGATCAGAGCCAATTTATTACAAAATCACTTTTTGACGAGATTGGTGGTTACAATGAAAATTATATTATTTATGAAGACAACATATTAATTAACGAGCTCTATAAACGTAAGCAGTTTGTAGTTATTAACAAAACACTAAGAACCTCAGCTAGGCTGTATAAAGAAGTAGGTATTTGGAAATTACAATACCACTTTTGGACAATATATGTAAAACGCTGGTTTGGTGCTTCTCCTGAAGAGATGTTGGCTTATTATAAGAAGAACATCGTGTAA
- a CDS encoding fasciclin domain-containing protein has protein sequence MKNLHILKNAITAFLLIGFLNSCETPSNYEDEDPSIAYIAVSNPNFSTLEAAAVTGGVAGPLSNPNPNDPSGAYTVFAPTNDAFARLGLNSETLGVLQKSFLTNTLLYHVSNGNLAGNEIMAGGSSTSAIGVDRRFITRDGATYINGSQILATDVMASNGTVHVIDKVMIATGVDIVQSAIALQSANVFINPELSFLVEAVLYADLAGALTASEGSPSFTVFAPTDQAFIDLGAALGLTFTQPSDIRQLPVEVVTAVLLNHVIANDGKFTPELNQGAITPLGGDDLTLGAFTNGTLTVTGAGNGGEPANMVIPDVQTTNGIVHVIDKVLLPNL, from the coding sequence ATGAAAAATTTACATATACTGAAAAATGCCATCACTGCATTTCTTTTGATAGGCTTTTTAAACTCATGCGAAACACCTTCTAATTACGAAGACGAGGACCCTTCAATAGCTTATATAGCGGTATCTAATCCTAATTTTAGTACTTTAGAAGCTGCGGCTGTAACTGGTGGAGTTGCAGGTCCGTTAAGTAACCCTAACCCTAATGATCCCTCTGGCGCATATACCGTATTTGCACCTACAAATGATGCTTTTGCAAGGCTAGGATTGAATTCTGAAACGCTAGGTGTATTGCAAAAATCGTTTTTAACAAACACATTATTATACCACGTATCTAATGGTAATTTAGCTGGTAATGAAATCATGGCAGGCGGTAGCTCTACATCTGCAATAGGTGTCGATAGACGCTTTATAACCAGAGATGGCGCAACTTATATTAATGGCTCGCAAATATTAGCAACTGATGTTATGGCAAGCAACGGAACTGTACATGTTATAGACAAGGTAATGATTGCAACAGGTGTTGATATCGTACAGTCTGCAATAGCATTGCAAAGTGCTAACGTTTTTATCAATCCTGAATTATCTTTTTTAGTAGAAGCCGTATTGTATGCTGATTTAGCAGGTGCATTGACTGCGTCGGAAGGCAGCCCTTCCTTCACTGTATTTGCTCCTACAGACCAGGCCTTTATCGATTTGGGTGCTGCATTAGGTTTAACTTTTACACAGCCATCAGATATTAGACAGCTGCCAGTAGAAGTGGTTACGGCTGTACTTTTAAATCACGTTATAGCTAACGATGGTAAATTTACACCAGAGCTTAATCAAGGAGCGATAACACCATTGGGTGGTGATGACTTAACATTGGGTGCTTTTACAAACGGAACACTTACTGTTACTGGCGCTGGTAATGGAGGCGAACCGGCCAATATGGTAATACCAGATGTGCAAACTACAAACGGAATTGTACATGTCATCGACAAGGTTTTATTACCCAATCTATAA
- a CDS encoding NAD(P)/FAD-dependent oxidoreductase, translating into MEHIAIIGNGISGVTLARHIRKLSDKKITLISAESDYFFSRTALMYVYMGHMKFEHTQPYENWFWKKNNIQLKKGYVNNIDTENKKLHFTEGDTLAYDKLVIASGSKPNKFGWPGEDLKGVQGLYSKQDLENIETYAPNNKVCKRAVIVGGGLIGIELAEMLNSRSIPVTFLVRERSFWNGVLPEGESQMINRHIKNHHIDLRLSTNLKEIISDDNGKVKSIIVEETGEEIPCDFVGLTAGVTPNISFLKESSITTNKGVLVNRFLETNIKDVYAIGDCAEQQETIGNRRPIEAVWYTGRMMGETLAQTICGNPTTYNPGHWFNSAKFFDIEYQTYGWVHGQKGKPDYESHFHWKHKDDTKCITVAYHKDTNLFLGINTFGIRLRHEVFDKWLTEKRDVDYVINHLEQANFDPEFYKRFENEIKEKYNNTLQTN; encoded by the coding sequence ATGGAGCATATTGCCATCATAGGTAACGGTATTTCTGGTGTTACCCTTGCAAGACACATTAGAAAACTTTCAGACAAAAAGATTACTTTAATTTCAGCAGAGAGTGATTATTTTTTTTCGCGTACAGCATTGATGTATGTGTATATGGGACATATGAAGTTTGAGCACACTCAACCCTATGAAAATTGGTTTTGGAAAAAAAATAACATTCAACTAAAGAAAGGTTATGTTAATAACATTGACACCGAGAATAAAAAACTTCATTTTACCGAAGGAGATACATTAGCTTATGATAAACTTGTTATAGCCAGCGGAAGTAAACCCAACAAGTTTGGTTGGCCAGGAGAAGATCTAAAAGGCGTACAAGGCTTATACAGCAAACAAGACTTAGAAAATATTGAAACCTACGCACCAAATAACAAAGTGTGCAAACGTGCTGTCATTGTTGGCGGAGGGTTAATTGGTATTGAATTAGCAGAAATGCTTAACTCCAGAAGTATTCCTGTAACATTTTTAGTGCGCGAACGTAGTTTTTGGAATGGTGTTTTACCAGAAGGCGAAAGCCAAATGATTAACAGACACATTAAAAATCATCATATCGATTTAAGACTTTCAACTAATTTAAAAGAAATCATTTCTGATGATAACGGAAAAGTAAAGTCAATCATCGTTGAAGAAACTGGCGAAGAAATTCCTTGTGATTTTGTAGGGTTAACAGCTGGTGTAACACCAAATATTTCGTTTTTAAAAGAAAGTAGTATCACAACCAATAAAGGGGTTTTAGTCAATCGGTTTTTAGAAACAAATATTAAAGATGTTTATGCCATAGGTGACTGTGCCGAACAACAAGAGACGATCGGTAATCGCAGACCGATAGAAGCTGTTTGGTATACAGGACGCATGATGGGCGAAACCTTAGCACAAACCATTTGCGGCAACCCAACAACTTACAATCCTGGTCATTGGTTTAATAGTGCCAAATTTTTTGATATCGAATACCAAACCTATGGTTGGGTACACGGTCAAAAAGGAAAACCAGACTACGAGTCTCATTTTCACTGGAAACATAAAGATGACACCAAATGTATTACCGTAGCTTACCACAAAGACACTAATCTATTTCTAGGCATAAACACCTTTGGCATTAGGCTACGACACGAAGTTTTTGACAAATGGCTAACCGAAAAGCGAGATGTAGACTATGTCATTAATCATCTAGAGCAAGCCAATTTTGATCCAGAATTTTACAAACGATTTGAAAACGAGATAAAAGAAAAATACAATAACACCTTACAAACTAACTAA
- a CDS encoding metallophosphoesterase family protein translates to MRTLVIGDIHGGFRALIQVFERAEVTSNDKLIFLGDYVDGWSESAQVISFLIKFSKTNHCVFIKGNHDVWCEQWLADGNVNNVWYIHGGKETIESYKGYTKAQKQVHLDFFESMPLYHLDNKNRLFIHAGFTSMHGVKKEIQKEVLYYDRTLWEMALTMDKRIQQSSELFPKRLKHYREIYIGHTPTTRYHKYQPMNAANVWNIDTGAAFTGKLSAVDITTKEVFQSDTLMHLYPNEMGRNK, encoded by the coding sequence ATGAGAACACTTGTAATCGGAGATATTCATGGCGGATTTAGGGCCTTAATCCAAGTATTTGAAAGAGCAGAAGTAACATCTAATGATAAATTAATCTTTCTTGGCGATTATGTAGACGGCTGGAGCGAATCGGCTCAGGTAATTAGCTTCCTTATTAAATTCTCAAAAACCAACCACTGTGTGTTTATAAAGGGAAACCATGATGTATGGTGCGAACAATGGCTGGCCGATGGTAATGTTAATAATGTTTGGTACATACATGGTGGAAAAGAGACTATAGAAAGTTACAAAGGTTATACAAAAGCTCAGAAGCAAGTACATCTCGATTTTTTTGAATCCATGCCCTTATATCATTTAGACAACAAAAATCGTTTATTTATACATGCAGGTTTTACATCCATGCACGGAGTTAAAAAAGAGATTCAGAAAGAAGTGCTTTATTACGACCGAACACTTTGGGAAATGGCACTAACTATGGATAAACGGATACAACAAAGTTCAGAATTATTTCCTAAGCGACTTAAGCATTATAGAGAGATCTACATTGGGCATACACCAACAACACGATACCATAAATACCAACCTATGAATGCCGCAAATGTTTGGAATATAGATACAGGTGCAGCGTTTACAGGAAAATTATCTGCTGTAGATATAACTACAAAAGAAGTTTTTCAAAGTGATACCTTAATGCATTTATATCCCAATGAAATGGGAAGAAACAAGTAA
- a CDS encoding carboxypeptidase-like regulatory domain-containing protein, with translation MRKLILLILLSNCFNPIILSQNTEQLLAKVIDAETLEPLSYATVRIKNSDQGIVTDYNGEFRIPIHYKDAIILITSIGYEAKEVSLNKINLDGLNIIKLKTQIEALDPVFISVKNKVKSTEVNPEEIVKKSRELSAKEIVLKAIGKIPNNLSDKAHSYIGYYRDYQLINNKFINLNEGIIETFDEGISTSFLEDNGVSSVIYSFGQNKNFTIDPSLTKAYDGVTKYIKHSQILPRGGNDYTILNIHNPIRNHNINTFSYVYRMDKDFPELHQFRKDKIIFLNNEPLIIIKFKKAKPHDNSLYGLKTGRNDNIDYVQGSLYISIVDYAIHRFNYKVHPPKSKKPLYNVSLEYARQNNKMYLNYITFNNSFEIGAKYVLKEEKVEFDKAEQAFYITFNNTKANLDMRTIILKNFRFKFKGKSLKTTNIDKESGRVFKIKVESYDGSLIDINTENIKELSYKLKRIKDVIGREIYQHETVKGNQFREFFVQRVNENKSLSDSLNIMAKNRPIKESVLNDFLEKNQYWINTPLMDKMYRNKKD, from the coding sequence GTGAGAAAATTAATCCTTTTAATACTATTAAGTAATTGTTTTAACCCTATTATTCTGTCGCAAAACACAGAACAACTTTTAGCCAAGGTTATAGATGCAGAAACCTTAGAGCCATTGTCTTATGCCACCGTTAGAATAAAGAATTCAGACCAAGGCATAGTCACGGACTACAATGGAGAATTCAGAATTCCGATACATTATAAAGATGCTATTATACTAATTACCTCCATTGGATATGAAGCTAAAGAAGTCTCTTTAAACAAAATTAACTTGGATGGTCTAAATATTATTAAATTAAAAACTCAAATTGAAGCATTAGACCCAGTTTTTATTAGTGTAAAAAACAAGGTAAAAAGTACTGAGGTAAATCCAGAAGAAATAGTTAAAAAAAGTAGAGAACTATCTGCTAAAGAAATAGTATTGAAGGCAATTGGTAAAATCCCAAATAATCTCAGTGACAAAGCCCATTCTTATATTGGTTATTACAGGGATTATCAATTAATCAACAATAAATTCATTAACTTAAACGAAGGTATTATAGAAACTTTTGATGAAGGCATTAGCACAAGCTTTCTTGAGGACAATGGTGTTTCTTCTGTAATTTATAGTTTTGGTCAAAATAAAAACTTCACTATAGACCCCTCACTTACCAAAGCTTATGATGGAGTAACTAAATACATAAAACATTCGCAAATTCTGCCGCGCGGTGGTAATGATTATACAATATTAAACATACACAATCCTATACGAAACCACAACATCAATACATTTTCTTATGTCTATAGAATGGATAAAGATTTTCCAGAATTACATCAATTCCGAAAGGACAAGATTATATTCTTAAATAATGAACCCCTTATTATAATAAAGTTCAAGAAAGCTAAGCCTCATGATAATAGCCTTTATGGTTTAAAAACTGGACGCAATGATAATATTGATTACGTACAAGGCTCTTTATATATTTCCATTGTTGATTATGCGATTCATAGGTTTAACTATAAAGTTCACCCACCAAAATCGAAGAAACCTCTCTACAATGTTAGCTTAGAGTATGCAAGGCAAAATAATAAAATGTATTTAAATTATATTACGTTTAATAACTCATTTGAAATAGGTGCAAAATATGTACTTAAAGAAGAGAAAGTGGAATTTGACAAAGCAGAACAAGCTTTTTACATAACTTTTAATAACACGAAAGCTAATCTAGACATGCGTACCATAATCCTGAAAAATTTTCGATTTAAATTTAAAGGAAAAAGTCTAAAAACTACCAACATTGATAAGGAATCTGGTAGAGTCTTTAAAATTAAGGTTGAAAGTTATGATGGATCTCTGATAGACATAAATACTGAAAATATAAAGGAATTGAGTTATAAGCTTAAACGGATAAAGGATGTAATCGGAAGAGAAATATACCAACATGAAACGGTTAAGGGAAATCAATTTAGAGAGTTTTTCGTTCAAAGAGTTAATGAAAACAAATCTTTATCAGATAGTCTAAATATTATGGCCAAAAACAGACCTATTAAGGAATCTGTTTTAAATGATTTTCTAGAAAAAAATCAATACTGGATCAATACCCCTTTAATGGATAAAATGTATAGAAATAAAAAGGACTAA
- a CDS encoding glycoside hydrolase family 113, whose protein sequence is MRIAVLFFIAFTLGCSVAPYKKSKINGVSFVAARDAVDSSHVAPVVNVNANYAAIMPFGFIKNLKHPEIIHNTDRQWFGETRAGAEQYITELRKANINVMVKPQIWVWRGEFTGEITMTNEEDWQTLETSYTSFIIEYADMAEKVNAELFCIGTELESFIKHRPEYWSQLIKKIKSIYNGKLTYAANWDEFVRTPFWNQLDYIGVDAYFPVSDKETPSYEDCIEGWTSHKPILKQLSQALKKSILFTEYGYRSVDFSGKQPWLSDHTMKDVNLKAQVNATQALLDTFWGENWFAGGFIWKWFIMHDKVGGHDNTMFTPQNKPAQAVISKTYATFK, encoded by the coding sequence ATGAGGATCGCAGTCTTATTTTTTATAGCTTTCACTTTAGGCTGCTCTGTAGCACCTTATAAGAAAAGTAAAATTAATGGTGTAAGTTTTGTTGCAGCTAGAGACGCTGTAGACAGCAGCCATGTTGCACCTGTTGTTAATGTAAATGCCAACTACGCCGCAATTATGCCATTTGGTTTTATAAAAAACCTTAAACATCCAGAAATTATTCATAATACAGATAGACAATGGTTTGGTGAGACCAGAGCTGGTGCAGAGCAGTATATTACAGAATTACGAAAAGCTAATATTAACGTCATGGTAAAACCACAAATCTGGGTTTGGCGTGGTGAATTTACAGGCGAGATTACAATGACTAATGAAGAGGACTGGCAAACATTAGAAACTTCTTACACAAGTTTTATAATAGAATATGCTGATATGGCAGAAAAGGTAAATGCCGAGCTATTTTGTATAGGAACGGAGTTGGAGTCGTTTATAAAACATAGGCCTGAATATTGGTCGCAACTTATTAAAAAAATTAAATCTATTTATAACGGTAAACTCACTTATGCTGCCAATTGGGATGAGTTTGTAAGAACACCGTTTTGGAATCAATTAGATTATATTGGTGTCGATGCATACTTTCCTGTAAGTGATAAAGAAACACCAAGTTATGAGGATTGTATAGAGGGGTGGACATCTCACAAACCAATTCTAAAACAACTATCGCAAGCATTAAAAAAATCAATTTTATTTACAGAATACGGTTACAGAAGTGTAGATTTTTCTGGTAAGCAGCCATGGCTATCTGACCATACGATGAAAGATGTTAATCTTAAAGCACAAGTTAATGCAACCCAAGCATTACTAGATACCTTTTGGGGTGAGAACTGGTTTGCTGGTGGTTTTATATGGAAATGGTTTATAATGCACGATAAAGTTGGTGGGCATGATAACACAATGTTTACTCCGCAAAATAAACCCGCTCAGGCTGTTATTTCAAAAACCTATGCTACGTTTAAATAA
- a CDS encoding sterol desaturase family protein, giving the protein MDKYIDIIKNSYSGYWNYLKHELIDLYHWDNYFYGLIIISVVVWLLEIAFPWRKNQAIFRKDFWLDTFYMFFNFFLLNLIILIALSNTAAEFFNDILATVGLSVKRFELFNVNQLPKWLGLFIFFIVADFVQWNTHRLLHRFDWLWNFHKVHHSVKEMGFAAHLRYHWMEPVVYKSLLYIPIAVIGGFDAQDVAIVHFFNIAIGHLNHANLGWDYGFLKYIFNNPKMHIWHHAKELPQHVRYGVNFGLTLSLWDYLFKTDYIPHNGRDIELGFKGDEHFPKDFVHQELYPAFSKKRK; this is encoded by the coding sequence ATGGACAAATATATAGACATTATTAAAAATTCATATTCAGGCTATTGGAATTACCTAAAGCACGAGCTTATTGACCTCTATCATTGGGATAATTATTTTTATGGACTTATTATAATTTCTGTTGTTGTTTGGTTGCTCGAAATTGCATTTCCTTGGAGAAAAAATCAAGCTATATTTAGAAAAGACTTCTGGCTAGACACGTTTTATATGTTTTTTAATTTCTTTCTATTAAATCTCATTATTCTTATCGCGCTCTCTAATACCGCAGCTGAATTTTTTAATGACATTTTAGCAACAGTTGGGTTATCTGTTAAGCGTTTTGAACTATTTAATGTAAACCAACTACCAAAATGGCTCGGGCTTTTCATTTTTTTTATAGTAGCCGATTTTGTACAATGGAATACACACCGCCTACTCCATAGATTTGATTGGTTGTGGAATTTTCATAAAGTACACCATAGCGTTAAAGAAATGGGATTTGCAGCGCACTTACGCTACCATTGGATGGAACCCGTTGTTTATAAATCATTACTCTACATACCCATTGCAGTTATTGGTGGTTTTGATGCGCAAGATGTAGCTATTGTTCACTTTTTTAATATTGCAATTGGTCATCTTAACCATGCCAATTTGGGTTGGGACTACGGTTTTTTAAAATATATTTTTAATAATCCTAAGATGCATATTTGGCATCACGCCAAAGAATTACCTCAACATGTAAGGTATGGCGTAAATTTTGGACTAACCTTGAGTCTTTGGGATTATCTTTTTAAAACCGATTACATTCCGCATAACGGAAGAGATATAGAACTTGGGTTTAAAGGTGATGAACATTTTCCAAAAGATTTTGTGCACCAAGAGTTGTATCCTGCTTTCTCAAAAAAGCGAAAATAA
- a CDS encoding 4Fe-4S binding protein: MSLKLNYSMSLANSYGLTKTQKIASAVGILGLFILVLALFNVQFPNKTIALSIALTLMFIGTIWFSNSLYLNKSKGIKNDGVWFKSLSSRGLVGWLIGVVLTLFYIVLYFYPQYLGLAQKGEENTGLVALFDPLSQLLSVRDASQWFVYGTLYTVAILVFGYKFILKYRHNRYEQIRTISVMFFQLAFAFLIPEFMYVMNSDLPYYDLKNIWPLNYYNFEQYRVKAFISAGNIGLAMLIFGIVSIFIITPILTYKYGKRWYCSWVCGCGGLAETAGDSFRQLSDKSRFAWKVERWVIHSVLVFVILMTTAVIHSYLGNDTNKYWLTKSSFLIGVGVLLTLVFAFTMIYKRKELAKDAKYGAIGYFIVIATLFAMYFFSKDNTLFLFKSESLRKSYGFLIGSIFSGVIGTGFYPIFGNRVWCRFGCPMAAILGFQQRLFSKFRITTNGGQCISCGNCSTYCEMGIDVRAYAQKGENIVRSSCVGCGICSAVCPRGVLKLENDTMEGRINPNEILLGNDVDLMTLVNNK, from the coding sequence ATGAGCTTAAAATTAAACTACAGCATGTCTTTGGCTAATTCTTACGGATTAACAAAAACTCAAAAAATAGCCTCCGCAGTTGGAATATTAGGACTTTTTATTTTGGTGTTAGCATTATTTAATGTTCAATTCCCTAACAAAACTATAGCTTTATCTATCGCTTTAACCTTAATGTTTATTGGGACTATATGGTTTTCTAATAGTTTATACTTAAACAAATCTAAAGGCATTAAAAATGATGGCGTTTGGTTTAAATCCTTATCTTCAAGAGGTTTAGTCGGTTGGCTAATTGGTGTCGTTTTAACCTTATTTTACATTGTACTTTATTTTTATCCTCAATATTTGGGATTAGCTCAAAAAGGTGAAGAAAACACAGGTTTAGTTGCGCTTTTTGATCCTTTAAGTCAACTTTTAAGCGTAAGAGACGCTAGCCAATGGTTTGTTTACGGTACGCTATATACGGTTGCGATTTTGGTTTTTGGTTATAAATTCATTTTAAAATATCGACACAATCGCTATGAGCAAATCAGGACTATTTCGGTCATGTTTTTTCAATTGGCTTTTGCGTTTTTAATTCCAGAATTTATGTACGTAATGAATAGTGATTTACCGTACTACGATTTAAAAAACATTTGGCCATTAAACTATTATAATTTTGAACAATATCGAGTAAAAGCCTTTATAAGTGCTGGTAATATTGGGCTAGCTATGTTAATCTTTGGTATTGTTTCCATCTTTATTATAACACCTATTTTAACATACAAATATGGAAAGCGCTGGTACTGCTCATGGGTTTGCGGTTGCGGTGGACTAGCGGAAACTGCTGGTGATAGTTTTAGGCAATTGAGTGACAAGTCTAGGTTTGCTTGGAAGGTTGAGCGCTGGGTAATCCATTCTGTATTGGTATTTGTTATACTAATGACAACTGCGGTGATACATAGCTATTTAGGAAACGACACTAATAAATATTGGCTTACAAAATCCTCTTTTTTGATAGGTGTAGGTGTATTATTAACACTAGTTTTTGCTTTCACTATGATTTATAAGCGTAAAGAATTGGCTAAAGATGCTAAATATGGTGCTATAGGCTATTTCATTGTTATAGCCACGTTATTTGCAATGTATTTTTTTAGCAAAGACAACACTTTGTTTTTATTTAAATCTGAAAGTTTAAGAAAAAGTTATGGCTTTTTAATTGGTTCAATTTTCTCAGGTGTAATTGGTACTGGTTTCTATCCAATTTTTGGAAATCGTGTTTGGTGCAGGTTTGGTTGTCCTATGGCAGCAATATTAGGATTTCAACAGCGTTTATTTTCAAAATTTAGAATCACAACTAATGGTGGGCAATGCATCTCTTGCGGAAATTGTTCTACATACTGCGAAATGGGAATTGATGTGCGTGCTTACGCTCAAAAAGGTGAAAACATTGTACGCTCAAGTTGTGTAGGTTGCGGTATTTGTTCGGCAGTTTGCCCTAGAGGTGTACTAAAACTAGAAAATGATACTATGGAAGGTCGTATTAACCCAAACGAGATTTTACTTGGAAACGATGTGGATTTAATGACTTTAGTTAACAACAAATAG